A region of the Phaseolus vulgaris cultivar G19833 chromosome 11, P. vulgaris v2.0, whole genome shotgun sequence genome:
TATCAATTACAACATTTCTGAAAGTTCAAAAAATGTTAAAGATGTGAGCATAAAGTGTATACTTGGGTTCTATTCAAAGTGAAAACAATTACCAATATAAGACCAGAATATTCGGAGGACTCTTTTGACCAAACAAATATATGTCCAtaaagcttttttttttcttcaaatcagaagacttattttgaatttatatatagGTCGTTCACTGATTACTCATTGTACAAAGGGGAGGTTTAAATTCACATGTTTTTCATTTCTCACTATATCTTTGTTTCCAGTTTCAGGATAACATCAATCTTTTCAGCCAAACGAGAGACAACATCATCACAATTTTGAATGAGTAAGTTAGAAACCGTTTCTTGGTTgtttaaaagtatattatatATACCAGAGGCTAGTAGTCCATGTGTGAATGACTGAAAGTCCTTGATCAATATTCAACAGGAAACTAAAGTGAAACAACAATTCTGTAACTCTCTTTTTAATTCTCAATCAGCAGGTATAATAAGGGAGAGAAGAGCTTTgtgtttataattttgttcTTATAATTTCAGCGGAGTTGGATTTGTTTCAAAAACAAACTTGTTTTAGTTGTGAAATATCATTACATTAAACTAAAACTAGTTTAAATTGAGTGCTCCTATCATTTTACTGTCATTAAGGTTGTAAGATCCTgccatgatttttttttatcagcaaaaaaataattaaattaaagggAACACTTCAGGGGTGTTCCAACCCGTATACAAAAACACTGTCATGTCCTTTAAATTAGAATAATGTCAGATAAATATCATTTTAGCCCTTGAAATGCACAACATAACCATCACTATAGTCCTTAAATTTTTATAAGTCACTAATCTTTATGTCCCTAACGAAACTAGTAGCAAGGACTAATATGACTAACTAATTTCAATTTCAGggttatttgataattttctaACTTCAGGAACACTAATATGACAGCAGTCCACAATTTCAGTGATTAAAATGGTAGTTTACTCTTCATGAGTCTTCCTAACAAATGCAAGATGTTAAGTAAAAGAACCTATTCATGACAAACATGTAATACATTTGGAACTTTTATAGAAGTGTATTATTTTCTAGTTCTTTTATACTTAACTGTTCTACAAGAACTCTTCTGCATTCctcttcattaatttttttcttcttcttatttgaCTCTTTGTCTTACTATTTTGGCAGCATGAATGACATGTCAGATATAATGAAGCAAATGCCACCTCTTCCTTTGAAGATCAATGAAACTATACTCAACTCCATATTTCCAAAAACAATTCACCAGATGCTATAATATCTGGCTTGCTTCTACCATATtattgactgagcattaaagaAGAGAGAATGGAATAAGTTGAGCTCCACCACCCAACTAAACTAGTCTTCAATTTTTGTAACAAGCTGGTTTTCCTCATCTTGTTCTTCCCTTGTTAAGTTTTTAACTTAATTGGAGTATAGGAAGTAGTTGTTTTGTTATTAGTAGAACTTGGACAACAATAAGTAGAACTTGGATATTTGTAAATTGTattctctttatatataaatgGTAGATTTTGTTTCCTTGTCTATGCTCACCACTTTCTGGTTCTCCTGCACTGAATTCATATTTTTAGTCTTCACCAACTTATTTTAGATGTGGTTTTAGAATGTATATTCTAAAATACATATGTGGGTATATGAATAAAGTCCcttaaataaattacaaattttgtGTTTGATTAaatcctaaaataaaaaaatcacttaagtaattattagaaataattttaaacacttttaaatattaaaaactcCTTCAAATGATCCCTTTTACCAAAACATAGGTCAGTTTAGGAATTGAAAATGAATATCCAGTACTCTGAAATTACTTTAAAGGTTTATTAATTACTTAAGGGATCACTTTAggagaaaatataataatttttaaaaaaaaagtttagaaattacatttttaaaggatatttgaaaaaaaaaatgctattaaaacaatattaagcctttctttccattttttaaatattcagAAACTTATAAGagtataaaatttgattttaattaaatgttactattattttgaataacctttcaaaatcatccacttatttaaaaaaaatacaattataaataaatatttatatctttttaatGTGTTATACGTCCAATAGTTTGTTAAAATTAATGACACTATAAACACACATTCATCTCCTAACTCTCTTAAAcatcttttaagaacaaaacaatATTCTAATTATCTATTTCACAATACTTAAAATCATAACAATGTCTCAAACATTATATAACAGGAtacatatttttgtaattattttttatatcatttttaactagctaattttaatattcaataaattaaaataatttcattctttaatCAAATACGTAAATGTATAATTTCGAATTAGAAAAACAACTGCACAATTTCCCAACCCAACTATAGAATAATGGTACAACTTTTCAACTTTTAGTCTTACAAaattatttccattttttttttgcacaaATAAAAACGTGGACATGGGTTTTGGCTAATAATTATTGAATCTTCAGGAtttcttttttcaaaagttACTCACCAAATTGATAAAATTGTACAATGTTTCAAAAACTTCTGTATGGTGTGAGGAGTGGATTAATctgaaaatttgaaaaccatttaGAGAGTGCTGAacaccattttttttcttatatatgatTGAACAAAATGGTATTATTAGActtgaaaaaaaatctttatttgGGCTTTACAATTTGGAAAATAAACTAATGGTGTTAAACAATAGCACTTTTTTTATGGTAAAAACTTCTGATACCATGCATTTCAAGCAAACTGATAACAGTTTATGTTCTCAccattaatcatattttttaccTACTTCATTCATGGTTTTCAATTTAGTTTTTACGTTTTGAGAAAAATATGAAGAGTTACGATTGTAGTTGGAATTGGCTCATTTTGCTCTACAAGAAATACTAGAAAGATGACATGTGAATTCTGAATAGCTTGAGCTTCCATGTGTTTTCTGTTCAAAGAATTAGAGCTTGAGAAGGTGATGATTTTTCTGCATTTTATTCCATGGCCTGAAATAAGATaggaagttatatatatatttgtcaATCTTCAGACATATATATATGCAGAAATTAAGCCTTAAGAGTAGCTTTTTTGAGGTCATAATTCATAAGAAAGTTATCCAAATCCTTTTTCAACTATCAGTTTCTCAGGTAAAGTCAATCCAAAATACTGCATGTATATATGTATTACCACCCCTATAATTATAGGAATTTTTTCATTGTAAGTTTGTGACCAACTATgtgtttgttattttaaaagagaatttttaaaatggtctcaaTGATCATTATACCATGCATGCATGCAAATTTGCAATGTAAATACACGTGAAGCATAGATAAACCACCAATGGTTTTAGTTCATATGTATCTATATACAAAATGCATTAAACTATATATCAGTCTCTAGTCATCAACCATGCAAATATTTGTTAAGCAGAATATGCTTGTTGTTTGGCTTTGCAGGTTAAAGATGGCTATCTCCAAAGACACCCCTCTTGGCCTAGCATATATTATTGTGATTATAGCATTAATTCTCCCCCAAACTGCTGCACATATAGTCTCCATCCAAGAATCTGTTGTAGGTAATGTAAAAGGCTTTTGTGAAAAGTCTCTTCAATCTTTATACTTTTTACCATTCCAGATTTTTTGCAATTGTCAAAATTATGATACTGTAATACCTGAACAATGCATAGAAGAATGAGTGCATATGATCAGGCTTGAAAAAGCAAGGTAATGGTAGCACACATAACAACACAATCTtgaatttgaataaattttatggAAATGGAAAGTAGTATTTTTTGTATCTGTTAGTGTTCTCTTGACAGTATAtagttataatttataaattatctgTCTTTAGGCTTTAAAAAGCATGCAAAGGAAAGACAATTACAGacatgaataaatttttgtgaCTGAAACGTTATTTGGTATGAAAGAGTTTTTTGGAGTAGTGGGTATATTAGTATAGAGATAGAAATTACTTTCAAAAGTTTACCATAAACCACTTTTTGTACTGATGAACATTTTCCACTGAAATATAATGCAGGGAGTGCATTGCTGTACAGTTTTGTATTTGATGGTTGGAAGTGGTTTTTCCCTTTTCACCAAAATAAAATCCTGTgtcttttaaaacttttttacaCAAGTTAGAGCAAGTTGTACTTGGAAATTACGAAGAGTGTAAAATTAAGTCATCTGATGTATGACCTATCAACTTGTGAAATGcaaattcataatatttttatattcaagAACAAATTAGTTTAAGAAATATCCTGTGTGCTCTTTAAGATTTGAGTTTTGTGAGTGAGAAATATGTGATTAAGAGAAGAAGACTTTATTAAAGTTGATCAAACACTATATTAAGAAATTAATCATCAGCAATatgattattgaaaaaaaatgcaaGTTTCACATTTTTGTACTACACAGGTCTCACCAAATGCTACCTACTAACTAActgtaaaaaatttaaaacttgcAACACTATTTGGTAAAATTGAAAGCAAAACTGTACTACTTTGTCAAAGAAAAATGCTATCACAAGTTATCTAATTTGATTCTGTATATATCTTGTATATCCTACCTTTGTATCCTAGTTTTTTACTGACAGAAGCATATTATTTCAAACAGGGGACCATACTATTAGAGTAGATCCAacagataattttaaaaaatacagaGGAGGATATGACATCACCAATATCCATTATTGGATTGTAAGTTTTTCTACCATTTTTTTCTTGTCTGAGTCTAATTAACCCTAACATCCATggtatttttttaacttgtctTTAATATTTGTAGTCAGTTATCTTCACAGGAATATATGGATATGCAATTGGGGTGGTTTGGCTTTTTTGTGGAATGATGTGTGGCTTATTTTGGATAATAATCACTTTTTGTTGCCAAAGTCATGATGGGAGAAGAAAGATCAAGAAAAATCTTCTATGTAATTGTAAGAGTTGTCATTTTTCGCCAATTGCTCTGGCTATATCCTTCATCATGTTAATCATGTAAGCTTCGAAACCTTTCTGCATAACATACAGCATATAGTATCTACTGATTATTGGTTCTCTGCACTGTTGCAACATGTGCATGGTTGATGTACTTTACAAAATGGAAAGGCACATGTGTAATCTTAAGTTAACTGGTTTTGAAACATACAACAAAaagatttcaatttatatacacagttaatgtaaaataaatttatgtaggTATCTAATaagattttatttcttttgccATGTTAGTGTAGTATAAAAAGACAGAATATGAAGAAAATAAGTTGTTGAAACATAGCTTGGTCTAGtaagaagtagactttaagcctaacttaacCTTAAAAAACCAattataagatgaggtttgaCCCACTTATACACTATGAAATGTTCttatttctagtcgatgtgagatctccaacactgTTTTTGAGAACTTATTGGGGAGTATGGCTTAAGTCTTGCAGGACATAACACGATCCTCTAAGGTGGTATATTGAAGCTACAAAGCTTtcaaaaacatataataaaCTCAAGAAAAGCATGgaggagaagagaaaaaaatattgtgaattTTAGAAAAGGGAAACAGAATGATTTATAAACACTTAACAAGTTATATGTAGACAATGTGAGACTTTGGCCTTTTGGGATTCTTAAAACATGTTAGTTTGTTCTTCTTCACTATGATATAGCAGATAAGGTGATTTTCATTGAATGTGTCAAAATATTTTACACTGATCTTTATTACTACCAATAGTTgtcatatatataattatctttCTATAGGGTTGCTAGTGTGGTAGTTTATGTTGGGAGTGCAAACTTCCATTTTCAAGCAAGGACTTCAGTTAATATTATAGTGAAGATAGCAGATGATGCATCAGAAATTGTACACAATGCAACAAGGGTGTTAGGAGACATCGAAAAAAACTTGGAATCCAGTATTACTGCTGACGTTTTTACAAAACTTAACTCTACGGCCAATAGAATGGATGATGCTGTTGATGATGTTGTAGAGAAAACTTGGACACGTAGGCACACTGTTAACAAGGCTTTCAAAGTAGTGTAAGAATTTTAGGCCacttattttcattttgaaaacaTGTAAGTGAGTTCCTAATTCCATGGAAATGATTGGATGCTTTTAACTTCAGGCTTGTAATCACCATTCTGATCATAACCTTGAATTTAGTTGCAGTACCAATTTTTTCAGGTATGTCAAACTGGTCAATAATGATATGATGATACATAGCATTTAGTTTCTAAGCTAGTAACTCAAAAAGCTTATAAACTAACtagttaaatttgaaattttgataaattaGGCATGATTCTCATAACATGTTGGAATTTTCTGTGGAACAGTTTTTGGAGTAAAGATGTTTTGGAGGCCATTTTACGTGTAGGTAAACTAAATTGTCTTTGCTTGGAACTAACATTTTCATCCATGAATTATTGGTTCTTTATTTTCTCCTCTCTTCTGCTCTCAGATTTGTTATACTGTGCTGGCTGATGACAGTTGTATGCTGGCTAATCTTCGGATTGTATTTCTTCTTGGAAAAGTATAACCAAGTTCTTTCCAATTTACTGGTTGTTGTATTTATTCTTTAGTTATATCAGTATTTTTCCTGCTAGAAAATGTTTAGTAGGTGTGAAGTTGGAGTTTAATTACTAAAGGACTTATCCTATTCTGCAGTTTTTCTGATGATACGTGCACAGTTCTTGAGAGCTTCAAAGAAAACCCCTACAACAACACCCTAAGTTCAACCATCCCTTGTGCTAAATTGCTCTCAGCAAAAACATTTCTACAGAAAATTGCTGCAGCGATTTCCTACGTAGTACATGAGGTAACATTTGCATAGTCTCAAACATGAATTTCTTCTCGAGAATTGCTACCAACAGATACTCTCTATCCATCCTTCTAAGACACTAttggttaaaatttattaaaaactataGAATAAGAAGAgtaaaaagaatttgaaagttTCAATAAACTTCAACCAATTAAAAGTTATGCAGAAAAGAGCACacatttctctttcttctttccCCTTCATTATCACTTACTTTTCTATACAAATTCACATTGTGTTGGTGTTTAATCCAAGAGAGTGGAGGTTATATGTCACAGAGGACTAATATTTGGTCATGTTCATGTGTATCAAACTGAGTTTAAGGAACTAACATGAGAAGTAATGGACTCTCCAACCACTTGTGTTTTATGAATCAATGGATTCATTGAAAACTATAGTACCACAATTCACAGCAAAAGGAGTTTAACTTTCACATCTCATATTATAAGCTGAAAATGATTTGATGTTATTATTCTTTGGCTAAACTCTAGGTGAATAAAAACGCGGGGACTTTGCTTCCAAAAGGTGTTTATCTGTGCGATCCTTTCTCAGCAGCACCTGAATATTCATATCAGCCAGAGATGTGCAAACCTAATACTATTAAAATTGCAGATATCCCTGAGGTATGAGACAAATAAGGGAATCACTAACACTAACACTCTATAATCTTGCTTTACAGTTATTCTACTTTTGTTATCTGTGATTACTATCACTTTCCTAATGCTTTTTTGTAGGTTTTGAAGCATTATACTTGTTTTAATGATGATAATGAAAAATGTGGGAGCAGTAAAGTATTCATCAATGCTGGTGAATATCATTTAGTTGAGACTTACACAAATTTAGTTCAGAGCATACTGAATATGTATCCTGGAATGGAACAGTTGATAGAATGCCAGTTGGTAAAAGAAGCATTCTCTCAAATCATTCTCAAACACTGCAAGCCTTTGAAGAAATTTTCTCGGATGACATGGATAGGAGTGATGCTTCTTGCAGTGGTCATGGTGTTTTTTGTTGTGCTATGGACAATAAGGGCTTGCCAAGACCATAGTCATGAACCTTCAGATTGTTCTGTGTAACACTATCTTGTCATGGCAatactaagtcttcttctttgtAAGGTCTCTCTCTCCACTCTGATGTCTTGATCTCTTGGTTTTCGTGTCTCCGTCTTCCAGTAGGATGTCTGTAATTATACTCTAACGTTTCTTGTATGTACATCATTTATTTAGATTAAaattgacttgatcgtcgaaatATAATTACATACACCTTACTTGCAAGACCGAAAGACACTGAAAACTCGAGAGatcaaaacaacaaaaattgCAAGACCGAAAGACACTGAAAACTCGAGAGATCAAAACAACAAAAATGAGAAGAGGACATAGGGACATCAGATTCTTGAGAAAAACTAAGAATTTGGAGCAGATTAAGAGATTAATCACCATTAATCAAAATCTCTTAATCATAGTCtacttagtttaaaaaaaattagcaaaTAGCAACTTCCAAGTAAGTGAGGAGAGGAATGAGGTGTAGACCTTTACATAAAGTAATCAAGTatcatttttctctcttttttttctttttcttttataaagagATATAGAGTAGGGTTTGCCTTTTGAACTTTCTTGGTACACAAATTCCATATACAAATTGGTTTAACTTTCCTTAGAAATTCTAAGTTGAATGTAAAGTTGAGAAAGTGAAAGTGGTGGGATGGTGTTGGAATAAAAAGCCTAATATATCTTTATTCTTTATGCTTAAGTcaaaattcttttaattataagaCAAATTGTAATCTTcaaaatcacataaaaaaagaGTTGGCTTGTTATTAAAgaccataattaaaaaaattgtgtttattaattaatttcaatGAGGTTCTTATAGTGAGTTTgatcaataataatattcacTCTTCAAACTTAGTAAGCGAACAATAGAACATAAATGTTTTGACATGGACAAccataataataagaagaatataatagtaataataataataataattttgtttttgtaataataataataataatttaacatctTTGTCATATTTTAGTTAGAGAAAGTAAGGAAACATATACACTTAGTGAAAAATTTCATCTTTAACAACATAATGATATTCTCCTATTTatgtatttcatattttattttatttttaagtctattttaaaattataaataaaaaatcataacaaTACATAATGAAATTCTCAATTTTAATATACACATttcatattcttatttttttattatattttaaaattaaaaaaaaatacacactATATATCTAATGTTgtctttatgtatttttttatttaaaaaaatatagaaatataaaatatatcttttctagtaataatattaataaaaattgtatCAATGCTTGAAAAATGATgtaagtattaaaaaaatattatacattttatacaattacaagaaagaaaattcaaatttgaaaaaaaaaattcaaatcaaTTACTCCCAAAACCTGCTTTTTGTTCTTCTCAATCAATTGTCCCAAATCGCTGAGTAAATCGTAACCTAATCTCCCAATTTTTTCATGCATTGATCTTATAATGTGTTTGTCAATTTCCAAACCTAACCCCAGTTTCTACCATTCCGTTAATCCTCTTCCCATAAaccttatttttcatttctttgaaCAAACAATTCTCAAATGCCTCGTTACAAGGACGAGTCCCCTGCAGTTCGGGTTTACA
Encoded here:
- the LOC137824486 gene encoding uncharacterized protein — its product is MAISKDTPLGLAYIIVIIALILPQTAAHIVSIQESVVGDHTIRVDPTDNFKKYRGGYDITNIHYWISVIFTGIYGYAIGVVWLFCGMMCGLFWIIITFCCQSHDGRRKIKKNLLCNCKSCHFSPIALAISFIMLIMVASVVVYVGSANFHFQARTSVNIIVKIADDASEIVHNATRVLGDIEKNLESSITADVFTKLNSTANRMDDAVDDVVEKTWTRRHTVNKAFKVVLVITILIITLNLVAVPIFSVFGVKMFWRPFYVFVILCWLMTVVCWLIFGLYFFLENFSDDTCTVLESFKENPYNNTLSSTIPCAKLLSAKTFLQKIAAAISYVVHEVNKNAGTLLPKGVYLCDPFSAAPEYSYQPEMCKPNTIKIADIPEVLKHYTCFNDDNEKCGSSKVFINAGEYHLVETYTNLVQSILNMYPGMEQLIECQLVKEAFSQIILKHCKPLKKFSRMTWIGVMLLAVVMVFFVVLWTIRACQDHSHEPSDCSV